The following nucleotide sequence is from Tolumonas lignilytica.
TCGGAATGCCTTCGGTAATGCAGACAATCAGCTGAATGCCCGCATCAATCGCTTCCAGAATGGCATCTTTGCAAAATGGTGCCGGAACGTAGATGACTGACGCGGTAGCACCGGTTGTTTCAACGGCATCACGCACGGTGTTAAATACCGGCAAGCCTAAATGGGTCGAACCGCCTTTACCCGGTGAGACACCACCGACCATCTGGGTACCGTAGGCAATGGCCTGTTCAGAATGGAAGGTACCTTGTGAACCAGTGAAACCCTGGCAAATGACTTTGGTCTCTTTGTTGATCAAAACGCTCATGCCATGGCCTCCGCTGCTTTAACCACCTGCACTGCCGCATCGGTCAGACTGGTGGCGGCAATAATATTCAATCCGCTATCGGCCAGACGCTGTGAACCCAGCTCGGCATTGTTCCCTTCCAGACGCACCACCACTGGCACTTTCACACCGACTTCTTCAACAGCACCGATGATGCCGTCAGCGATCAGGTCGCAACGCACGATACCACCGAAGATATTGACCAGCACCGCTTTTACTTTGCAGTCAGAGAGGATCAGTTTAAACGCTTCGGTCACGCGCTCTTTGGTCGCACCACCACCGACATCGAGGAAGTTAGCCGGGAAGCCGCCGTGGTGTTTGATGATGTCCATCGTGCCCATCGCAAGCCCAGCACCATTGACCATACAGCCGATGCTGCCATCCAGAGCGACGTAATTCAGATCCCAGTGGGCCGCTTCCACTTCGCGAGGATCGTCCTGGGTTTCGTCGTTCCAGGCTTTCAGTTTTGGCTGACGATACAAGGCATTGCTGTCGATATTGATTTTACCGTCAAGGCACAGCAGGTTGCCCTCACCGGTGATCACCAGCGGATTGATTTCCAGCAGCGACAAATCACACTCGGTGAACATCTTGCCTAAGCCTAAGAAGATCTTGGTGAACTGTTTCAGTTGGTCGGCATTCAAACCCAGCTTGAAGCCCAGTTCACGCGCCTGATAGGCTTGCGGGCCAGTCAGCGGATCTAACGTCGCTTTGTGGATCAGTTCCGGCGTGTTGTGGGCCACGGTTTCGATGTCCATGCCACCTTCGGTGGAGGCCATAAATACCACGCGGCGGGTACTGCGATCGACCACGGCACCGAGATAAAGTTCTTTGGCGATGTTACCGCAGGCTTCGACCAGAATGGTGTTGACCGGTTGACCATTGGCATCGGTTTGATAAGTGACCAGACGTTTGCCTAACCAGTGTTCGGCAAACGCACGGACGTCCTGCTCAGAGGAAACGACTTTGACCCCACCGGCCTTACCCCGTCCACCGGCATGAACCTGACACTTGGCAACCCATTTTTCACCGCCTAATGTCTTCGTCGCCGCAACGGCTTCATTCGCTGAGGAACAAGGAACACCGGGAGGCACAGGCAGACCGTAGTCAGCAAATAATTGCTTGGCCTGATATTCATGCAAATTCATGATAATAGTCCGTTATTCAGGGAGCAGCACAACGCTGCTCTCGTTATTAGATATCCAATAGCAGTCTGGTTGGGTCTTCCAGCAATGATTTCACATGCACAAGAAACCCGACCGATTCCCGGCCATCGATGATACGGTGATCATAAGACAGAGCCAAGTACATCATTGGAAGTATAACCACCTGACCATCCACAGCCATTGGGCGATCCTGGATTTTATGCATACCCAAGATAGCGCTTTGAGGAGGATTGATGATCGGTGTCGACATCAGGGAACCAAATACACCGCCATTCGTGATGGTAAACGTACCGCCGGTCAAATCATCAACCGACAGTTTGCCATCGCGTGCTTTATCAGCCAGCGACTTGATCCCTTTTTCAATGTCAGCCAGCGACAACTCATCACAATTACGCAAAACTGGGGTTACCAATCCACGCTCTGTAGAAACTGCAATGCTGATATCAAAATAATTGTGATAAAGAATATCATTCCCATCAATAGATGCATTCACTTCAGGATATCTTTTTAATGCCTCACTGACCGCTTTGACATAAAACGACATGAATCCAAGCTTGATACCATGGCGTTTTTCAAACTGTTCCTGATATTTGCTGCGGATTTTCATGATCGGCTGCATGTTGACTTCATTAAACGTAGTCAACATAGCCGTCGTATTTTTAGCTTCCAGCAACCGTTCTGCGATCCGTTTTCTCAGTCGGGTCATCGGCACCCGTTTTTCTTCACGGGAACTGAATGAGGAATCGACTGCCTCAACAGCGGCAATGTCGCCCACAGTGGTTTGCTCACTTTCCTGGCGGGAAAGATGTTCGAGCACATCCTGACGGGTAATACGACCACCCCGGCCAGAACCATGTAAATTGGCAGGATCCACCTCTTCTTCTGCCAATATCCGGCGCACAGAAGGAGTCAGAATGTCATGCGAGTTTCCCGCATCGGCAACCGCTTCCGCTGGCTTGGCTTTGGTTTCTTCACCACTGGCTGGGGCTGGCTGCAATTCTGCTAATAGTTGTTTGGCCTGAACAGTGCTGCCTGTTTCAAACAAGATATTACTGACAATACCATCCTGCGGAGCTGGCACTTCCAATACAACCTTGTCGGTTTCCAGATCCACCAACAACTCACCCGCTTTGATGATGTCACCAAGCTTTTTATGCCAAGTACCTACCGTTGCGTCAGAAACGGACTCGGGGAGATCTGGCACCATTATTTGCAAACTCATGGATATATCCTTTTATTTTATTGTCAGCGCTTCTTCGACTAATGTTTTTTGCTGTTGCAGGTGCAGCGACATATACCCTACCGCCGGTGCAGCTGAAGCCGGTCTTCCAACATAATTCAGATAAACAGAGGGCGGAACCACCCGTTTCATGCGGTGCTGGCAGCTATACCAGGCGCCTTGATTCTTCGGTTCTTCTTGGCACCATACAAAATCCTGAACATGCTGATAAGGCTCAAGGATCGTTTTCAATTCATCTTCAGGGAAGGGATAGAGTTGCTCAATGCGGATGATGGCCACCGCTTTATTATCCGCTTTGCGGCGGGCTTCCAGTAAATCGTAATAGACCTTGCCGGAGCAAAGCACAACCCGTTGCACTCCTTCCGGCGGGATCACATCAATTTCAGCAATCGCATTCTGGAATTGCCCGTCAGCCAATTCAGGCAGCGATGATACCGCCAGTGGATGACGCAATAGTGATTTAGGCGTAAAGACCACAAGCGGACGACGCATTGGTCTCAATATCTGCCGCCGTAAGAGATGATAAATTTGCGCCGGTGTGGTCGGCATACAAATCTGCATATTATGCTGTGCACATAATTGCAGATATCGTTCAGGACGGCCTGAGGAATGCTCTGCCCCCTGTCCCTCGTAACCATGCGGTAATAGCAATACCAAACCGCACAGGCGCCCCCATTTTTGTTCACCAGAGGAAAGAAATTGGTCGATCACGACTTGCGCACCGTTCGCAAAATCACCGAATTGGGCTTCCCAAATTGTCAGCCCATCAGGTGTCGCGGTTGCGTAACCATACTCAAATGCCAGCACGGCTTCTTCTGATAATACGGAGTCATACACACGGAAAGCGCCTTGATCCGGTGACAGGTTCATTAACGGTGTATACGTTGAGCCATCGTTCTGGTTGTGCAACACCGCATGGCGATGGAAGAAGGTGCCACGTCCGGAATCTTGACCAGTCAATCGCACCGGGTGCCCTTCGGCCAGCAGCGAAGCATAAGCCAGATTCTCAGCAAAGCCCCAGTCAGCTAATTTTTCACCGTTGCTCATCAGAACTCTATCTTCATAGATTTTCTGAACTCGCGATTGCAGCACATGCGACTCCGGATATCGAGTCATGGCTTTCGCTAAAGACACCAATTTATCTAACGGATAGCTCGCAGCATAAGACTCCTGCCAATCGTGCCCTAAAAATGGCGTCCAGTTCTGGTGTATTTCAGCCATCGGACGCCATTCTTTAACAACGCACTCACCACGATCCAGAGCCTGACGGTAATCAGTAACGGCTTTTGCTGCCGTCTGTTCATCGATAATGCCTTCATTGGTCAATTGATCAGCATAAATCTGACGTGCAGTCGGGTGCTGACGAATTTTCTGATACATCAATGGCTGCGTTGCTGTCGGTTCATCCGCCTCATTGTGGCCATTGCGACGATAACAGACCAAATCAATGACCACGTCGCGGTGAAAGGTATTACGAAAATCCAGTGCCAACTGGGTGATCCATAATACTTCTTCCGGATGATCGGCATTTACATGGAATATAGGT
It contains:
- the odhB gene encoding 2-oxoglutarate dehydrogenase complex dihydrolipoyllysine-residue succinyltransferase, whose amino-acid sequence is MSLQIMVPDLPESVSDATVGTWHKKLGDIIKAGELLVDLETDKVVLEVPAPQDGIVSNILFETGSTVQAKQLLAELQPAPASGEETKAKPAEAVADAGNSHDILTPSVRRILAEEEVDPANLHGSGRGGRITRQDVLEHLSRQESEQTTVGDIAAVEAVDSSFSSREEKRVPMTRLRKRIAERLLEAKNTTAMLTTFNEVNMQPIMKIRSKYQEQFEKRHGIKLGFMSFYVKAVSEALKRYPEVNASIDGNDILYHNYFDISIAVSTERGLVTPVLRNCDELSLADIEKGIKSLADKARDGKLSVDDLTGGTFTITNGGVFGSLMSTPIINPPQSAILGMHKIQDRPMAVDGQVVILPMMYLALSYDHRIIDGRESVGFLVHVKSLLEDPTRLLLDI
- a CDS encoding 2-oxoglutarate dehydrogenase E1 component, translated to MHEDAIANWIRSSYLANSAYVEDLYESYLVDPGSVPLEWQRCFSELGAPQQNEQPHALIRQQLRQQTTQPKRVVAAASHVYLDQKQFHVLQLINAYRYAGHQYASLDPLGLTSNPVVPELELPYYQLDESDLDREFHVGSYLAGHERMSLRQLLASLRKTYCGVIGTEFMHMTSQIEKRWLQERLEAVESQPKWSDAIKIQALEELTAAEGLERYLGAKFPGAKRFSLEGGDILIPMVKSIIRQAGVAGHKEIVIGMAHRGRLTMLVNVLGKRPKELFDQFAGHHGDAWGTGDVKYHMGFSSDFATEGGNVHLALAFNPSHLEIVNPVVIGSVRARMERLHDNEFNKVLPITIHGDSAIAGQGVVAETFNMSQTRGFGVGGTVRIVINNQIGFTTSNAKDTRSTRYCTDIAKMVQAPIFHVNADHPEEVLWITQLALDFRNTFHRDVVIDLVCYRRNGHNEADEPTATQPLMYQKIRQHPTARQIYADQLTNEGIIDEQTAAKAVTDYRQALDRGECVVKEWRPMAEIHQNWTPFLGHDWQESYAASYPLDKLVSLAKAMTRYPESHVLQSRVQKIYEDRVLMSNGEKLADWGFAENLAYASLLAEGHPVRLTGQDSGRGTFFHRHAVLHNQNDGSTYTPLMNLSPDQGAFRVYDSVLSEEAVLAFEYGYATATPDGLTIWEAQFGDFANGAQVVIDQFLSSGEQKWGRLCGLVLLLPHGYEGQGAEHSSGRPERYLQLCAQHNMQICMPTTPAQIYHLLRRQILRPMRRPLVVFTPKSLLRHPLAVSSLPELADGQFQNAIAEIDVIPPEGVQRVVLCSGKVYYDLLEARRKADNKAVAIIRIEQLYPFPEDELKTILEPYQHVQDFVWCQEEPKNQGAWYSCQHRMKRVVPPSVYLNYVGRPASAAPAVGYMSLHLQQQKTLVEEALTIK
- the sucC gene encoding ADP-forming succinate--CoA ligase subunit beta, producing the protein MNLHEYQAKQLFADYGLPVPPGVPCSSANEAVAATKTLGGEKWVAKCQVHAGGRGKAGGVKVVSSEQDVRAFAEHWLGKRLVTYQTDANGQPVNTILVEACGNIAKELYLGAVVDRSTRRVVFMASTEGGMDIETVAHNTPELIHKATLDPLTGPQAYQARELGFKLGLNADQLKQFTKIFLGLGKMFTECDLSLLEINPLVITGEGNLLCLDGKINIDSNALYRQPKLKAWNDETQDDPREVEAAHWDLNYVALDGSIGCMVNGAGLAMGTMDIIKHHGGFPANFLDVGGGATKERVTEAFKLILSDCKVKAVLVNIFGGIVRCDLIADGIIGAVEEVGVKVPVVVRLEGNNAELGSQRLADSGLNIIAATSLTDAAVQVVKAAEAMA